GGCGGCGTGATTTTGCCTCTATCAAAGGTTTTGTTTATGGTGATTTTGTTTTGCGCAAAGTCGCAATCGCTCTCTCGCAATGCTAAAATCTCGCCCACACGCATACCTGTGAAAAACGCCACACACAGATAGTTTTTTAGGCTGCCTTGCGCGTTTTGTATCATTAATTGCGCTTCTTTTAGACTAAAGGGCATAATCTCTCTTGCCTGTGTTTGCGCAAAGCTAAATTGCGCGCTTTTAAGCTTTGGCACATCGATATTTTGCTCTCTAGCCACATCTAGCAGGCGATTAATCATTTTTAGATATTTTTTGGGCTTTTGCTCAAAAAAGCGCTCAAAATCGCGCATAGAAATAAGCCTCACATCTTTTTTGAAAAACGCTTGCAGGTTTTTAATCTGGCTTCTATACGCCTCT
The DNA window shown above is from Helicobacter jaachi and carries:
- a CDS encoding site-specific integrase, translated to EAYRSQIKNLQAFFKKDVRLISMRDFERFFEQKPKKYLKMINRLLDVAREQNIDVPKLKSAQFSFAQTQAREIMPFSLKEAQLMIQNAQGSLKNYLCVAFFTGMRVGEILALRESDCDFAQNKITINKTFDRGKITPPKTKSSNRKIDMLPLVKEALSAQKCLSGERLFTLSRVELTGLYKALLHKCGLKNRVLYNTRHSFASIMLSHGEEPLWVAAMMGHKNLNVTYEFYAKFIPNERLRAGFIDFNLNGGEI